In Dysgonomonadaceae bacterium zrk40, one genomic interval encodes:
- a CDS encoding bifunctional (p)ppGpp synthetase/guanosine-3',5'-bis(diphosphate) 3'-pyrophosphohydrolase, producing the protein MNDKQTIERREFLQLYRRLYSFLRQAMEREKLLRLKEMVRSSLQSAEPGDEDAYSSLVLEMRTALIAINEIGLRQPTVCAVLLYRGAVSDQYQLEDIGRLFGEEVEVILRGLKKISRFSDKRSAVESENYMKLLLSMAEDIRVVFVMIARQLQLMRDAKGSDSSRRLDLAVETSFLYAPLAHRLGLYSIKSELEDLSLKYTDRASYDYVAQKLNETKRSREKYIREFIEPVEERLAKTGLIFDIKGRTKSIHSILNKLKKQKIDFENIYDLFAIRVILDAPADQEKAQCWQVYSVITDMYQPNPRRLKDWLSIPKSNGYESLHITVMGPNSRWVEVQIRSRRMDEIAERGLAAHWKYKGVKEESTLDSWLTTLRESLEDKESNLSQKLTDFKLDLYEEEIFVFTPKGDLFKLPKGATVLDFAFAIHSKLGASCISGRVNGKNVPIKHPLKSGDQVEINTSTHQTPKQDWLSFVITSRARTKIRQLLKEEAGKQVDIAKETLSRRMKNRKIEVDDAHLMQLIKKLKYKTVTDFYADIAAEKLDVNWVIDRYLELESRESESRDAVQQISAGQFTLKTDARESHSSDELVIDQNLTGVDYKLAKCCNPIFGDEIFGFVSSQGIKIHRVNCPNAQDLFSRFGYRVIKARWSGSTGSSNYTIVLRVIGNDQINIVANLMSIISKEEGVQLRAISIDSNDGLFQGNISVMLANTSMLEQLIRKLKAVKGVKSVTRLN; encoded by the coding sequence ATGAACGACAAGCAAACCATCGAACGCCGCGAGTTCCTGCAACTCTATCGAAGGTTATATTCTTTTTTGCGCCAGGCAATGGAGCGCGAGAAGCTGTTACGCCTCAAGGAGATGGTAAGGAGCTCCCTGCAGTCCGCGGAGCCGGGTGATGAGGATGCATATTCCTCCCTTGTCCTCGAGATGCGTACTGCTCTGATTGCCATCAATGAGATAGGACTAAGACAACCCACGGTATGTGCTGTCTTGCTCTATCGTGGAGCCGTTTCGGATCAGTATCAACTGGAAGATATCGGGCGGCTTTTTGGTGAAGAGGTGGAGGTGATCCTGCGGGGGTTAAAGAAGATCAGCCGTTTCAGCGACAAACGATCAGCCGTGGAGTCGGAGAATTACATGAAGCTGCTGCTTTCGATGGCTGAGGATATTCGGGTGGTCTTCGTGATGATTGCAAGGCAGCTGCAGCTGATGCGTGATGCAAAAGGCAGCGATAGCTCCCGACGGCTTGACCTGGCTGTGGAGACCTCCTTTCTGTATGCTCCCCTGGCACATCGATTGGGTCTTTACAGCATCAAATCGGAGCTGGAGGATCTTTCTCTCAAATATACCGACCGTGCGTCGTACGATTATGTGGCACAAAAGCTGAACGAAACCAAGCGCTCAAGAGAGAAATATATCCGTGAATTCATTGAGCCGGTGGAGGAGCGGCTGGCAAAAACAGGGCTGATCTTCGACATCAAGGGGCGTACCAAATCGATTCATTCTATTCTCAACAAGCTTAAGAAGCAGAAGATTGATTTTGAGAATATATACGATCTCTTTGCTATTCGCGTGATCCTGGATGCTCCGGCCGATCAGGAGAAAGCGCAGTGCTGGCAGGTCTATTCGGTGATTACCGACATGTATCAACCCAACCCCAGGCGATTGAAGGATTGGCTCTCGATCCCTAAGAGCAACGGTTACGAATCACTGCACATCACCGTGATGGGGCCCAATTCAAGATGGGTGGAGGTGCAAATCAGAAGCCGCCGAATGGATGAGATTGCTGAGAGGGGACTGGCTGCCCACTGGAAGTACAAGGGGGTGAAAGAGGAGTCGACGCTAGACAGCTGGCTTACCACGTTGCGTGAATCGCTCGAAGACAAGGAGTCCAACCTGAGTCAGAAACTGACCGATTTCAAGCTTGACCTTTATGAGGAAGAGATTTTTGTCTTCACACCCAAGGGTGATCTCTTCAAGCTGCCCAAAGGAGCTACCGTGCTGGACTTTGCATTTGCCATCCACTCGAAGCTGGGAGCTTCCTGCATCTCGGGAAGGGTGAATGGTAAGAATGTGCCGATCAAGCATCCGCTGAAGAGTGGCGACCAGGTGGAGATCAACACCTCCACACATCAGACGCCAAAGCAGGACTGGCTCAGTTTCGTGATTACCTCCCGTGCACGCACCAAGATTCGCCAGCTGCTAAAAGAGGAAGCGGGTAAGCAGGTCGATATTGCCAAGGAGACGCTTTCGCGACGGATGAAAAACCGTAAGATCGAGGTCGACGATGCCCACCTGATGCAGTTGATCAAGAAGCTGAAATATAAAACTGTTACTGATTTTTACGCAGACATCGCGGCAGAGAAGTTGGATGTCAACTGGGTGATTGATCGTTACCTGGAACTGGAGAGCAGGGAAAGCGAGAGCCGTGATGCTGTTCAACAGATAAGTGCCGGCCAGTTCACCCTCAAAACCGACGCTCGTGAGAGCCACAGCAGTGATGAGCTTGTGATTGATCAAAACCTGACCGGCGTTGATTACAAACTGGCAAAGTGCTGCAATCCTATCTTTGGGGATGAGATCTTTGGCTTCGTCTCTTCTCAGGGCATTAAAATTCACCGGGTAAACTGTCCCAACGCACAGGATCTCTTCTCACGCTTTGGCTATCGTGTGATCAAGGCACGTTGGTCGGGTAGTACCGGCAGCTCTAACTACACCATCGTGTTGAGGGTGATTGGCAATGACCAGATCAACATCGTAGCTAACCTGATGTCGATTATATCAAAAGAGGAGGGGGTACAGTTGCGTGCCATCTCCATTGATTCCAACGACGGCCTTTTTCAGGGGAATATATCGGTGATGCTAGCCAACACCTCAATGCTGGAACAGCTTATCAGGAAACTGAAGGCTGTGAAGGGGGTGAAATCGGTAACCAGGTTAAACTAA
- a CDS encoding glycoside hydrolase family 2 protein, producing MRKITMRKILTMLLPLLSLLANAQQSETISLNEGWQFSQMNSDQWYNAEVPGSVQRDLVRHGVLPDPFYGTNEERVQWVEDENWDFKKTFCVSAAQLQHDEVLLRFEGLDTHAEVFLNGSRILRSQNMFVGHEVSVKNLLKEGENSLYIRFYSPIATMMPARATFGYDYPAGNDHREEKLSIYNRKAPYHFGWDWGIRIVQMGIWKPVSLLFYDDARIEDYYVKQHLVTEEKAEIAHQLTIHALTEGDATLTYGYLLNGKMLKSEQKEVRLAEGVNSLSIPSTISNPQRWMPVNWGEQHLYDFFVTVKRGDRLIAEKQVRTGLRTVRLVQEPDDHGRSFYFEVNGIPLFAKGANYIPGEIFTTQQDEAYYEKIFDQITDANMNFVRVWGGGIYEHEEFYRQADERGILVWQDFIFGCVPYPSDDAFLANVREEAIYNIKRLRNHPSLAFWCGNNEIDEALNHWGWDKQYPEEVMKAWFEGYDKTFRELLPSLVEELDGTRSYIHGSPYDANWGNTEKFASSDVHDWGLWYGHLPFEAMADRLPRFASEFGFQSFPEMKTIRSFAPEEQWALESEVMQVHQKASTGNSLIKKYMDMYYPEPKNFEDFVYVGLVMQGNGMEESVEAMRRGRPYCMGALYWQINDDWPVVSWSSIDYYGNWKAQHYRMRNVLAPLALGVDEEEGMVHYYTLSDYLTDRDDLTLTVQVIDFSKGIQKEFREKVSATANASTIVKSYKLSDLLKEDEKSHTLLHAFLTDSNGEVISRKDHFFYWPNRLKLPKTTVASNVQYADGEYRVTLFSEKLAKDLFLEIPIQGARFSDNFINLLPGEQRTIIIRSPQLKAAERTAVTVKHMRETF from the coding sequence ATGCGAAAGATCACCATGCGAAAGATTCTCACCATGCTCTTACCCCTCCTCTCCCTGCTGGCAAATGCACAGCAAAGCGAAACCATCTCCCTGAACGAGGGATGGCAGTTCTCACAGATGAACAGCGACCAGTGGTACAACGCAGAGGTGCCCGGCTCGGTACAGCGCGACCTGGTGCGTCACGGTGTACTGCCGGATCCCTTCTACGGCACCAACGAAGAACGGGTGCAGTGGGTGGAAGATGAAAACTGGGATTTCAAAAAAACATTCTGCGTCTCCGCTGCACAGCTGCAACATGACGAAGTGTTGCTCCGGTTCGAAGGACTGGATACCCATGCCGAGGTGTTCCTCAACGGCTCCCGCATCCTGCGGTCGCAGAACATGTTCGTGGGTCACGAGGTCTCAGTGAAGAACCTGCTGAAAGAGGGGGAGAACAGCCTCTATATTCGTTTCTACTCACCCATCGCGACCATGATGCCGGCCCGTGCCACCTTCGGCTACGACTACCCCGCGGGGAACGACCACCGTGAGGAGAAGCTGAGCATCTACAACCGAAAGGCTCCCTACCACTTCGGGTGGGACTGGGGGATCCGCATCGTGCAGATGGGTATCTGGAAACCTGTTTCACTTCTCTTCTATGACGATGCACGAATAGAGGATTACTACGTGAAGCAGCATTTGGTGACTGAGGAGAAGGCAGAGATTGCACATCAGCTGACCATTCACGCTCTCACAGAAGGTGATGCCACCCTCACATACGGTTATCTTCTCAACGGAAAGATGCTGAAATCGGAGCAGAAAGAAGTCCGTTTGGCGGAAGGGGTGAACAGCCTCTCCATTCCTTCCACCATCAGCAATCCGCAACGCTGGATGCCGGTGAACTGGGGTGAGCAGCATCTCTACGACTTCTTCGTGACCGTGAAGCGTGGCGACAGGCTGATCGCAGAGAAGCAGGTGCGCACGGGACTCCGTACAGTGCGCCTGGTACAGGAACCCGATGATCATGGTCGTTCCTTCTACTTCGAGGTGAACGGCATCCCCCTCTTCGCCAAGGGAGCCAATTACATCCCGGGGGAGATCTTCACCACACAGCAGGATGAAGCCTACTACGAGAAGATCTTCGACCAGATCACCGATGCCAACATGAACTTTGTCCGCGTCTGGGGGGGAGGCATCTATGAGCATGAGGAATTTTACCGACAGGCCGACGAAAGGGGCATCCTGGTATGGCAGGATTTCATATTTGGTTGTGTACCCTACCCCTCCGACGATGCCTTCCTGGCCAACGTGCGGGAGGAAGCGATCTACAACATCAAACGGCTCCGCAACCATCCCTCCCTCGCCTTCTGGTGCGGCAACAACGAGATTGACGAGGCCCTCAACCACTGGGGTTGGGACAAGCAGTACCCAGAAGAGGTGATGAAGGCCTGGTTCGAAGGGTACGACAAAACCTTCCGCGAGCTGCTGCCATCATTGGTGGAAGAGTTGGATGGTACCCGCAGTTACATACACGGATCACCTTACGACGCCAACTGGGGCAACACCGAGAAATTCGCCTCAAGCGACGTGCACGACTGGGGTCTCTGGTATGGGCACCTCCCCTTTGAAGCGATGGCAGACCGATTGCCACGCTTTGCCAGTGAGTTCGGCTTCCAGTCGTTCCCCGAGATGAAGACCATCCGCTCCTTCGCACCCGAAGAACAGTGGGCACTGGAGAGCGAGGTGATGCAGGTACATCAGAAGGCTTCAACTGGCAACTCACTCATCAAGAAATACATGGACATGTACTACCCCGAGCCGAAGAACTTCGAAGACTTCGTTTATGTGGGACTGGTGATGCAGGGCAACGGCATGGAAGAATCGGTGGAGGCGATGCGCCGCGGCAGGCCCTACTGCATGGGTGCACTCTACTGGCAGATCAACGACGACTGGCCGGTGGTATCCTGGTCGAGCATCGACTACTATGGCAACTGGAAGGCACAGCATTACAGGATGCGCAACGTGTTGGCACCTCTGGCATTGGGGGTGGATGAAGAAGAGGGCATGGTGCACTATTACACCCTGTCAGATTATCTCACAGACAGGGATGACCTGACCCTTACGGTACAGGTGATCGATTTCTCAAAAGGAATCCAAAAGGAGTTTCGGGAAAAGGTAAGTGCGACGGCAAACGCCAGCACCATTGTCAAAAGTTACAAGCTTTCCGATTTGTTGAAGGAGGATGAAAAGTCGCACACCCTGCTTCACGCCTTCCTCACCGACAGTAACGGGGAAGTGATCTCGCGCAAGGATCATTTCTTCTACTGGCCCAACCGGCTGAAGCTGCCCAAGACCACAGTCGCAAGCAATGTACAGTACGCTGATGGAGAGTACCGGGTAACGCTCTTCAGCGAGAAGCTGGCCAAGGATCTCTTTCTCGAGATCCCAATTCAGGGAGCCCGCTTCAGTGACAACTTCATCAACCTGTTGCCGGGAGAACAACGCACCATCATCATCCGCTCCCCGCAGTTGAAGGCCGCTGAAAGAACTGCGGTGACTGTGAAGCATATGCGGGAGACATTCTGA
- the menA gene encoding 1,4-dihydroxy-2-naphthoate octaprenyltransferase produces MASLNRWIEAFRLRTLFLAVSSVILGSGVAWFKGLFTLHTFILAFLLAVVLQILANLANDLGDYLKGTDTTGRREGPVRALQGGSITPRAMKRAVAIAVSICIGIGLALIFTAPGTASGDAVWILLLLGGASILAALFYTMGRHAYGYRGWGDLFAFLFFGPVPVIGTYFLHTGSAVALPLLPAIGLGLISSMILNVNNMRDIENDRSSGKRTIAVKLGLKGAKRYHAAMTLATILSFALFNLIYLPSSLPGYLYLLLFIRLITIMAAINKREGGRLDPYLKETSLTGFLLSLAFVLCINL; encoded by the coding sequence ATGGCATCGCTCAACAGGTGGATAGAAGCCTTCCGGCTACGCACCCTCTTCCTGGCGGTGTCGAGTGTCATCCTGGGCAGCGGGGTGGCCTGGTTCAAGGGGCTCTTTACGCTCCACACCTTCATCCTCGCCTTCCTGCTGGCGGTAGTGCTGCAGATCCTGGCCAACCTGGCCAACGACCTGGGGGATTACCTCAAGGGTACCGACACCACCGGACGGCGTGAGGGACCGGTAAGGGCACTGCAGGGAGGCAGCATAACCCCCCGCGCCATGAAGCGGGCAGTGGCCATAGCTGTTTCAATATGCATTGGGATCGGACTGGCGCTGATCTTCACAGCACCGGGAACAGCCAGCGGAGATGCAGTCTGGATTCTCCTGCTACTAGGAGGCGCCTCCATCCTGGCAGCCCTCTTCTACACCATGGGACGCCATGCATACGGATACAGGGGATGGGGTGATCTCTTCGCCTTCCTCTTTTTCGGACCGGTGCCGGTGATCGGCACCTACTTCCTCCACACAGGGTCAGCAGTTGCACTGCCCCTGTTGCCGGCAATCGGACTGGGACTGATCAGCAGCATGATCCTCAACGTGAACAACATGCGGGATATCGAGAACGACCGCTCCTCCGGAAAAAGAACCATCGCTGTCAAACTGGGATTGAAGGGAGCCAAACGTTACCATGCTGCGATGACACTGGCCACCATCCTCAGCTTCGCCCTTTTCAACCTGATCTACCTCCCTTCCTCACTGCCGGGTTATCTCTACCTGCTCCTCTTCATCAGGCTCATCACGATCATGGCAGCCATCAACAAGCGGGAAGGAGGCAGGCTCGACCCCTACCTGAAAGAGACCTCCCTCACGGGATTTCTGCTCTCGCTCGCATTCGTTCTCTGTATCAATCTATAG
- a CDS encoding 2-amino-4-hydroxy-6-hydroxymethyldihydropteridine diphosphokinase — translation MSTILLSIGSNTFARTNIDKARRMLTRLFPGIVFSESVLSEPDDERYSFLFRNVLAMAETDYTPVEVIDKIKQTERAVGRSPRDKYQGKVIIDIDLIRYNDEILRPEDFQREYLQQLLTTFTPPVD, via the coding sequence ATGAGCACAATTTTACTAAGCATAGGATCCAACACGTTCGCGAGGACCAATATTGACAAAGCCCGGAGGATGTTGACGCGCCTCTTTCCCGGCATCGTCTTCAGTGAGTCTGTCTTGTCGGAACCGGATGATGAGCGTTACTCCTTTCTTTTTCGGAATGTGCTGGCAATGGCTGAGACAGATTACACACCCGTGGAAGTGATTGACAAGATCAAACAGACAGAACGTGCCGTTGGTCGTTCACCGCGTGACAAGTACCAGGGAAAGGTGATCATCGACATTGATCTGATCCGTTACAACGACGAGATTCTGCGTCCCGAAGATTTTCAACGGGAATATCTGCAACAACTCCTCACCACCTTCACTCCTCCGGTCGATTAG
- a CDS encoding proline--tRNA ligase: MAKELKELTPRSKDYSQWYLDLVIKADLAENSAVRGCMVIKPYGYAIWEKMQRQLDDMFKETGHENAYFPLFIPKSYLSREADHVEGFAKECAVVTHYRLKNDPNGNGVIVDPEAKLEEELVVRPTSETIIWSTYKNWIQSYRDLPLLINQWANVVRWEMRTRLFLRTAEFLWQEGHTAHATEEEAVAEAVQMINIYADFAEQYMAMPVIKGHKSESERFAGALDTYTIEALMQDGKALQSGTSHFLGQNFAKAFDVQFTDKSGARDFVWATSWGVSTRLMGALIMSHSDDNGLVLPPKLAPYQVVIVPIYKNEEQLQQINEKVTGIVKGLKDLGISVRYDNADNKKPGWKFSEYELKGVPVRLAMGGRDLENNTVEVARRDTLTKETLSCEGIEQHIKDLLDEMQENIYRKAADFRTAQTREVNSYEEFKVEIEKGGFLLCHWDGTAETEELIKNETKATIRCIPLDGDKSPGQCMVTGKPSSQRVIFARAY, from the coding sequence ATGGCTAAAGAATTGAAGGAGCTTACGCCCCGCAGTAAAGACTATTCGCAGTGGTACCTCGACCTGGTAATCAAAGCCGATCTGGCGGAGAACTCCGCCGTGCGCGGCTGCATGGTGATCAAACCTTACGGTTACGCCATCTGGGAGAAGATGCAGCGCCAGCTGGATGATATGTTCAAGGAAACAGGACACGAGAACGCCTACTTCCCGCTCTTCATCCCCAAATCCTACCTCAGTCGAGAGGCCGATCACGTGGAGGGTTTTGCCAAGGAGTGTGCAGTGGTGACCCACTACCGCCTGAAAAACGACCCCAACGGCAACGGCGTGATTGTGGACCCGGAAGCGAAACTGGAAGAGGAACTGGTGGTACGCCCCACCTCTGAGACCATTATCTGGAGCACCTACAAGAACTGGATTCAGTCCTACCGCGACCTGCCGCTGCTCATCAACCAGTGGGCCAACGTAGTGCGCTGGGAGATGCGTACGCGGCTCTTCCTGCGTACGGCCGAGTTCCTCTGGCAGGAGGGACACACCGCACACGCCACGGAAGAGGAAGCAGTAGCGGAGGCGGTGCAGATGATCAATATCTATGCCGATTTCGCGGAACAATATATGGCGATGCCGGTGATCAAGGGACACAAGTCGGAATCGGAACGTTTTGCCGGCGCCCTCGACACTTACACCATCGAAGCACTGATGCAGGATGGCAAGGCTTTGCAGTCGGGCACCTCCCACTTCCTTGGGCAAAACTTCGCCAAGGCATTCGACGTGCAATTCACCGACAAGAGTGGCGCACGTGATTTCGTCTGGGCCACCTCCTGGGGTGTCTCCACGCGACTGATGGGAGCCCTGATCATGTCCCATTCGGATGACAATGGCCTGGTATTGCCCCCGAAGCTGGCACCCTACCAGGTTGTGATCGTGCCGATCTACAAGAACGAAGAGCAGCTCCAACAGATCAACGAAAAAGTAACCGGCATCGTGAAGGGGTTGAAAGATCTGGGCATCTCGGTCCGTTACGACAATGCCGACAACAAGAAACCGGGCTGGAAATTCTCAGAGTATGAATTGAAAGGGGTACCGGTACGACTCGCCATGGGTGGCCGCGACCTGGAGAACAACACCGTGGAGGTGGCACGCCGCGACACGCTGACCAAGGAGACCCTCTCCTGTGAGGGTATCGAACAACATATCAAGGATTTGCTGGATGAGATGCAGGAAAACATCTACCGGAAGGCGGCCGACTTCCGCACGGCACAGACCCGCGAGGTGAACAGCTACGAGGAGTTCAAGGTGGAAATCGAGAAGGGTGGCTTCCTGCTCTGCCACTGGGATGGCACTGCCGAGACCGAAGAGCTGATCAAGAACGAGACCAAAGCTACCATCCGTTGCATCCCTCTCGACGGCGACAAGAGCCCCGGGCAGTGCATGGTGACCGGTAAGCCCTCCTCACAGCGGGTAATCTTTGCCAGAGCCTACTAA
- a CDS encoding MFS transporter, with protein MSTHQADNVQHAPEVKSLSILLMVATTSFLGTFLISAVNIALPDIGNEFNFSAVGLSWIITSFLLATALFMLPAGAWGDRHGSSRFFKVGVLLFSLSSLFCWMAPSGGWLIAARFLQGVGAAFTSTTGQVLLVSSFPAHKRGQVLGISVSAVYAGLALGPLLGGIITLYAGWRLLFLIAALLGFATLLLTLLKLKEPARKQHSPASNDGRGTLLFMMGLTSLVFGSTLIPALPGWLLMVGALILLLLFWRQEKRTQHPLFEVRLFTHNRLFTFSSLSALINYTATFAIVFFLSLYLQKIQGLSPRDAGAVIIAQPLMMTLFSPLVGRLSDRIEPRYFATAGMALCSSGLAMLAMIGSRTPIWVIIAILVWVGLGFALFSSPNMSTIMGSVERSSYGQASGLAASMRVFGQIVSMSVVTLLFTLYFGDLTVEAVGEAMFLKAMRLGFIIFALIGIPGIYLSYNRGNMKNR; from the coding sequence ATGAGTACCCACCAAGCTGACAATGTGCAACATGCACCGGAAGTGAAGAGTCTCTCCATCCTACTGATGGTTGCCACCACCTCTTTCCTGGGCACCTTCCTCATCTCAGCGGTCAACATTGCCCTCCCGGACATAGGCAATGAATTTAACTTCTCTGCCGTGGGCCTGAGCTGGATCATCACCTCGTTTCTGTTGGCGACGGCGCTCTTCATGCTGCCCGCAGGAGCCTGGGGCGACCGTCACGGCAGCAGCCGTTTTTTCAAGGTGGGAGTGCTGCTCTTCTCCCTCTCCTCTCTCTTCTGCTGGATGGCACCCAGTGGAGGATGGCTCATCGCTGCCCGTTTCCTGCAGGGGGTGGGTGCCGCCTTCACCAGCACCACAGGTCAGGTGTTGTTGGTCTCCTCCTTTCCCGCACACAAAAGGGGCCAGGTGCTGGGCATCTCCGTCTCGGCTGTCTATGCAGGTCTGGCACTGGGCCCCCTGCTGGGTGGGATCATCACCCTCTATGCCGGATGGCGCCTGCTCTTCCTCATTGCCGCTCTGCTCGGCTTTGCCACGTTGCTGCTGACGCTTCTCAAGCTGAAGGAGCCGGCAAGAAAACAGCACTCTCCTGCATCAAATGATGGCAGGGGCACACTCCTCTTTATGATGGGCCTCACGTCACTGGTCTTCGGCTCCACACTCATTCCAGCGCTCCCAGGATGGCTGCTCATGGTGGGTGCACTGATCCTGTTGCTGCTCTTCTGGCGGCAGGAGAAGAGAACCCAGCATCCGCTGTTCGAGGTGCGTCTCTTCACCCACAACCGCCTCTTCACCTTCTCCAGCCTCTCGGCACTGATCAACTACACCGCCACCTTCGCCATCGTCTTCTTCCTCAGCCTCTACCTGCAAAAGATCCAGGGGCTCTCCCCCCGTGATGCGGGTGCGGTGATCATCGCCCAGCCATTGATGATGACCCTCTTCTCCCCGCTGGTGGGACGTCTCTCCGACAGGATTGAACCTCGCTACTTCGCCACTGCAGGCATGGCTCTTTGCTCCTCCGGACTGGCCATGCTGGCTATGATCGGCAGCCGGACACCCATCTGGGTGATCATCGCCATCCTCGTGTGGGTGGGTCTCGGCTTTGCCCTCTTCTCCTCACCCAACATGAGCACCATCATGGGATCGGTGGAACGAAGCAGCTACGGGCAGGCCTCCGGGCTGGCAGCCTCAATGAGGGTCTTTGGACAGATTGTCAGCATGAGCGTGGTCACCCTCCTGTTCACCCTTTATTTCGGTGATTTAACCGTGGAGGCGGTGGGGGAAGCAATGTTTCTCAAGGCCATGCGGTTGGGCTTCATTATCTTCGCACTGATTGGCATCCCCGGAATCTACCTCTCATACAACAGGGGAAACATGAAAAACCGATAA